DNA sequence from the Pedobacter schmidteae genome:
CCAGGCCCCACTCGGCAAAAGCGAGGTATAAAAAATAGTAAAAATGCATACACAGGATCACAAGACTGATCAACCGCGTCATATCCAGTATTTTGTGCAATGCCTGAATATTCTCTCCTGTTTGATGTGCCATAATATTTAGGTTAACTGATTTATTAATGTTGTTTTTTCTTTCTTTTTCGTTTACCGCGTAGCTCTGGTGGCAGGTATTCGGGGGTATTCTCGTACTGGAAAAGGATGTCCAGTGTACCTTGTTCCTGGCTTGAACCGGAACTTGGCCGGTAAGATACTGGCGGCAAAAATGCAGGTTCAATTTTCTGGCTACTTAGTGGAATAGATGAACCGGAAAGTCTATTGAAGATTGCGTTTGCGCTATATTCTTTGCCCAGGTCGCTACCATTAAACACACATTTACCAAAATGGTCAACATAGGTAATCCCATATAACCTGCCATTTGCATTGATCCTTGGCACTACCTGAATTGCCGATCTTTTGAGGTTCTTCGTAAAATCATCAAGGGTATTGACCTTAGAATTTTTCAGGGCCAGTGCAATTGCGGTTTGCAACCTTTCCGCGTGGGGTTTTCGTTTTTCTTTTCCACGTAAAAAAAGCGGGGCCAGATATTTTAATGTGGGCCGGTTATAAAAAAGGGATGCCTTTAAGGGCACGCCTATAGGCTTTCGATCAGCATCCAAGATTCTATATACCAGCCCTTGATTTTGGTTGATCCTGGAGCCTTCCGCGCCATGATCTGCATGTACGTTATATAAATTCAATACAGCATTCAGCTCATTTAGCGAGGTGTAACTATACCTATTCAGCACATGCTCCAGTACTTTTGCAATAGCCTGCCGGGTTTCATTTTTACCATAAGCTACTTTAATAACATCTATCGGTTTTAACTGAAATGATTGCCGCTTGTGGTCTTCGGCACGTACCAGGTTATATTTTTCCTCCAGCTTTTTCCGTACCGGCTCACTTAGGGTTTTACCGAGATTGTGCAGGTTAATATTTTCACCTTTGGGGCTTATTTTAGTTGTGACCACGTGAAGATGCGGGTGCCCGGCATCATGGTGCTGGTAAACAAGGTAGGGCTGTGATCCGAGGCCGATTTCTTCCATGTAATCGCGGGCAATAGCACATAATTTTTCGGTTGTAAATTGCTCACCAGGAGCAAAATTTATCGAGATATGAACGCTATTATGGGTGACACTCTCGCGTTTTGCGGCGATTTGTAGAAGCAGATTTAGCCTATCTGACTGGGAAAGTTGGTCTGTATTTAGCGGGTAATTTTCAGCAAATAAACACCGTGCTACGCCCTTTTCAACCTTGTTTTCGTTATACATAAAACTGCGGCGGATGCTTTTCCCGGTACGCATAACCGTCACCATGCTTGCATGATTTTGCGTACCATTTCCCGGATTTCATCGACGCTTTCCAGTAGCTTTACCCTATCTGCTGTATTCGCCAATAGCCATTTTTGGAACTGAACAGGTAGTTGCAGGGTATGCAGTTTATGTACCGACTGGTTAAAATTATTGGCAAGTCCATTCAGCGTTTTATTAAGCGCAGAAAACTCTATAAGCAACTCGTCTGCACTCAAATTTCTCACTGCTTTAATCATCGGCTGGCGGGTCAACATCTTACGGCAATAGGAACTCAATTGCCTTTCAGTGGTAACTTTGCTATTGCCAGTTAGTGTATTATATTCATCTTCGGTTAGCCTAAAATGAACCCATTTTGTTTTCAAGTTTTTATCTTTCATCACTAATCATTTTCACATTTTCAAAACGCCGCTGCCGACTTTGGAGGCATAAGCGGCACAAACCAAAATCCAAACGTGTCACGTTTGTACATCTTGCCGTTTCCGCCAGGGGAAACAGCTCAACTTAATTTAATATTATAAACTTCGGGCATTCCCTTTCCGACGCACATTCCCGAAAGCGCAGCGCATTTCGTTCAGGTCTGCATAATTTTTATAAAGCCGGTTAAAATTCCGAGCTGATTTGTTCCATAACCGTATTTGCTTTGCTGCATTGCGTCCGGTCTTATTGTTATCCAGGTAACAATGAACATGTTTGTGCG
Encoded proteins:
- a CDS encoding plasmid mobilization protein, producing MKDKNLKTKWVHFRLTEDEYNTLTGNSKVTTERQLSSYCRKMLTRQPMIKAVRNLSADELLIEFSALNKTLNGLANNFNQSVHKLHTLQLPVQFQKWLLANTADRVKLLESVDEIREMVRKIMQAW
- a CDS encoding relaxase/mobilization nuclease domain-containing protein, which produces MVTVMRTGKSIRRSFMYNENKVEKGVARCLFAENYPLNTDQLSQSDRLNLLLQIAAKRESVTHNSVHISINFAPGEQFTTEKLCAIARDYMEEIGLGSQPYLVYQHHDAGHPHLHVVTTKISPKGENINLHNLGKTLSEPVRKKLEEKYNLVRAEDHKRQSFQLKPIDVIKVAYGKNETRQAIAKVLEHVLNRYSYTSLNELNAVLNLYNVHADHGAEGSRINQNQGLVYRILDADRKPIGVPLKASLFYNRPTLKYLAPLFLRGKEKRKPHAERLQTAIALALKNSKVNTLDDFTKNLKRSAIQVVPRINANGRLYGITYVDHFGKCVFNGSDLGKEYSANAIFNRLSGSSIPLSSQKIEPAFLPPVSYRPSSGSSQEQGTLDILFQYENTPEYLPPELRGKRKRKKKQH